A region from the Candidatus Methanoperedens sp. genome encodes:
- the rrp4 gene encoding exosome complex RNA-binding protein Rrp4: MDKKLVIPGDYLSDDVKIADEGTYVENDKVYSSVFGIASFKNHIRVVPLSGKYIPKPGDMIIGTVNEVAFSNWIVNIRSPYEGLLHISEFPRRIESTDMSKYLKVGDSIMTFVKDVDASMKVELTLNDQRLRQIKEGRIIEVTPSKVPRFIGRSGSMIAMLKNETNCNIFIGQNGRIWITGKDKDMDLAVKAIFKIERETHISGLTDRITRFLKEEKGQTVKEIEPGKKEEATLNIETEGEKESQAEKEEKTEEEKSGGILDELLSDEK; the protein is encoded by the coding sequence ATGGATAAAAAATTAGTAATTCCGGGTGATTATCTATCAGATGATGTAAAGATAGCGGACGAAGGTACCTATGTTGAAAATGACAAGGTATACTCATCGGTCTTCGGTATAGCATCTTTTAAGAATCACATACGGGTCGTCCCGCTTTCCGGCAAATATATACCAAAGCCGGGGGACATGATAATCGGCACTGTGAATGAAGTAGCTTTTTCAAACTGGATAGTCAATATCCGGTCGCCATATGAGGGGCTTCTGCACATATCAGAATTTCCAAGACGGATCGAGAGCACGGACATGTCCAAATATCTCAAGGTGGGTGATTCTATAATGACCTTCGTGAAGGATGTCGACGCCAGTATGAAAGTTGAGTTGACCCTGAACGACCAGAGATTGAGGCAGATAAAAGAAGGTCGAATAATAGAAGTGACGCCTTCCAAAGTGCCCAGATTTATAGGCCGCAGCGGCTCCATGATAGCGATGCTCAAAAATGAAACTAACTGCAATATCTTTATCGGGCAGAATGGCAGGATATGGATAACAGGCAAAGACAAGGATATGGACCTGGCAGTGAAAGCCATATTCAAGATCGAAAGGGAGACGCATATTTCTGGTCTTACGGACAGGATTACCAGGTTTTTAAAAGAGGAAAAAGGACAAACAGTTAAGGAAATAGAACCTGGGAAGAAGGAAGAAGCCACATTGAATATAGAAACTGAGGGAGAGAAAGAATCTCAGGCGGAAAAGGAAGAAAAAACTGAAGAGGAAAAGTCCGGAGGTATTCTGGATGAGCTCCTCAGTGATGAGAAATAG
- a CDS encoding DNA-directed RNA polymerase subunit P produces MVYKCTRCKRAVEIDYQYSGIRCPYCGHRILVKERPVLVKRVKAE; encoded by the coding sequence ATGGTATACAAATGCACACGCTGTAAAAGGGCAGTTGAGATCGATTATCAGTATAGCGGCATCCGCTGTCCTTACTGCGGTCACCGCATCCTTGTAAAGGAAAGGCCCGTGCTCGTAAAGCGCGTTAAGGCTGAATGA
- a CDS encoding ribonuclease P, translating into MKTLPVLRDKKRYLAFEVASEQEITRQELVGEISNSMRSLFGDAGCSEINFGLMSFGGIYGIIRCSKENTEKTRAALACINKVRGFRISILVLGISGTIKGAMEKFIQQRLIKELEPDKDRQEHSIPVAGK; encoded by the coding sequence ATGAAGACACTGCCTGTCCTTCGGGACAAGAAACGGTATCTGGCCTTTGAGGTCGCATCCGAACAAGAAATAACAAGGCAGGAACTGGTGGGAGAAATTTCAAACTCGATGCGCTCATTGTTCGGTGATGCGGGATGCAGTGAGATCAATTTCGGGCTCATGTCATTCGGTGGAATATATGGAATCATTCGCTGCTCAAAGGAGAATACCGAAAAAACAAGGGCAGCTCTTGCCTGCATAAATAAAGTCCGGGGATTTCGCATTTCAATCCTGGTGCTGGGAATATCAGGCACCATTAAAGGAGCCATGGAAAAGTTTATACAACAGCGTCTCATTAAAGAGTTAGAACCAGATAAAGACAGACAAGAACACTCAATTCCTGTAGCCGGAAAATAA
- a CDS encoding sugar phosphate isomerase/epimerase, with amino-acid sequence MIIGASSFASPLDELRKEVECIEFYVPKLQIYNGNKLLKYRVRELRDILSTGNTLTTLHAPYCGITPGYPIDLIVDTANMGRREFGLMEESIDLAVELGCSVVVVHPGKITGDRDACFTGMVTNLRRLAHFAENSGIVLGLENLSGTDPANLCCTAEEHMRAITEVNSPNLKATFDIGHANLTCRGDAVKLRSFIIDMGDNVVHVHVHDNDGMPADRYFGDVHGAPGNGNIDFSLLRELHFDGVYNLEVFSMPDVRAGKRILKNLEQWTLDKYSA; translated from the coding sequence ATGATCATAGGCGCTTCTTCTTTTGCTTCACCTCTGGATGAGCTTCGAAAGGAGGTGGAGTGCATCGAGTTCTATGTTCCCAAGCTTCAAATATACAATGGGAATAAACTGTTGAAATATCGTGTGCGTGAGCTGCGTGATATCCTTTCCACAGGCAATACCCTTACTACATTGCATGCCCCCTACTGCGGGATCACACCCGGCTATCCAATAGATCTCATTGTGGACACAGCGAACATGGGGAGAAGAGAGTTCGGTCTCATGGAAGAAAGCATTGATCTTGCGGTTGAATTAGGTTGCAGCGTGGTGGTAGTTCACCCCGGGAAAATAACAGGGGACAGGGATGCGTGTTTCACAGGCATGGTGACAAATCTCAGGAGGCTTGCCCATTTTGCGGAAAATAGCGGGATAGTTCTTGGGCTTGAGAACCTGAGCGGCACGGACCCCGCGAACCTGTGTTGCACGGCAGAGGAACATATGCGCGCGATCACGGAAGTGAATTCACCCAATCTGAAAGCTACCTTTGACATAGGTCATGCTAACCTCACGTGCCGCGGAGACGCTGTTAAACTCCGCAGCTTCATCATAGACATGGGTGATAATGTTGTACACGTCCACGTGCATGACAACGATGGCATGCCGGCTGACAGGTATTTCGGTGATGTGCATGGCGCGCCCGGGAACGGGAACATCGATTTTTCACTGTTAAGAGAACTGCATTTCGACGGCGTTTATAACCTTGAGGTATTTTCAATGCCTGATGTACGCGCGGGCAAGAGGATCCTTAAGAATCTGGAGCAGTGGACGCTGGATAAATACTCTGCATAA
- the rrp42 gene encoding exosome complex protein Rrp42 produces MSMSNEIMAELRKDYIYNLMIKGEREDGRAFDQYREITIDTRVIDKAEGSARVKIGDTQLVVGVKIQTGTPFPDTPDQGVIITNLELIPLASPVFEAGPPREDAIELARVVDRGIRESQSIDLSKLCITPGEKVWMVFIDVHVLDDGGNIMDAASLGSVAALLTAKLPNKRFDLGEDTDVPMREVPVSVTAVEIGGAIMLDPSLDEESIAGTKLTVTSNQDGAISAMQKSGVHPLTTEQINYIVDIAIEKAKEIREKFLVI; encoded by the coding sequence ATGTCAATGAGTAATGAGATAATGGCAGAACTCCGCAAGGATTATATCTACAATCTCATGATCAAAGGCGAGCGGGAGGACGGACGGGCATTTGATCAGTACAGGGAAATAACCATAGATACAAGGGTCATCGACAAGGCCGAGGGTTCTGCGCGCGTGAAGATAGGGGACACTCAACTGGTTGTGGGTGTAAAGATACAGACTGGTACGCCATTTCCCGACACGCCAGATCAGGGAGTCATCATTACCAATCTTGAGCTAATCCCGCTTGCATCACCCGTATTTGAAGCGGGGCCCCCGAGAGAGGATGCTATCGAACTTGCAAGGGTGGTGGACAGGGGAATAAGGGAGTCCCAGTCTATTGATCTTTCCAAGCTGTGCATTACACCGGGAGAAAAAGTGTGGATGGTATTCATCGATGTCCATGTACTGGATGACGGTGGAAATATCATGGATGCCGCATCCCTCGGCTCTGTGGCGGCACTCTTAACTGCAAAGCTGCCCAACAAGCGTTTTGATCTCGGTGAAGATACGGATGTCCCCATGAGGGAAGTACCTGTTTCCGTGACCGCTGTTGAGATCGGAGGGGCGATAATGCTTGACCCATCCCTGGATGAGGAGAGCATAGCAGGCACCAAGCTGACCGTTACATCCAACCAGGACGGGGCCATATCTGCCATGCAGAAGAGCGGCGTCCATCCCCTTACCACCGAACAGATAAATTATATAGTGGATATTGCAATTGAGAAGGCAAAAGAAATCAGAGAGAAATTCCTGGTGATATAA
- the rrp41 gene encoding exosome complex exonuclease Rrp41: MSKPEKLIENGIRLDGRKPDELRPIKIKVGILNRADGSCYFEFGKNKVIAAVYGPREVHPRHMQKSTSAVVRYRYNMASFSVEERKRPGPDRRSIEVSKVSREALEPVIFEEYFPRSAIDIFVEVLQADAGTRTAGINAASIALADAGIPMKSLVSACAVGKVDDTLVLDLFKDEDNYGQCDMPVAMTPDGNITLLQMDGHLTRDEFREALEMAKKGCLEIHEMQKNALMEKYSSQIEGDVNE; encoded by the coding sequence ATGAGTAAACCGGAAAAGTTGATTGAAAACGGTATTCGCCTTGACGGCAGAAAACCAGATGAGTTAAGGCCCATAAAAATCAAGGTGGGTATTTTGAACAGAGCAGATGGCTCATGCTATTTTGAATTCGGCAAGAATAAAGTGATCGCCGCAGTTTACGGCCCAAGGGAAGTACATCCGCGACACATGCAGAAATCAACAAGCGCAGTTGTTAGGTACAGGTATAATATGGCATCGTTCTCGGTCGAGGAGCGAAAGCGTCCCGGACCTGACAGGAGAAGTATCGAAGTCTCCAAGGTAAGCCGGGAGGCTCTTGAACCCGTGATCTTCGAGGAATATTTCCCGCGCTCTGCCATTGACATTTTTGTAGAGGTGCTCCAGGCAGATGCGGGCACGAGGACTGCGGGCATCAATGCTGCCTCCATAGCCCTGGCTGATGCAGGTATTCCTATGAAAAGCCTTGTCTCGGCGTGTGCTGTGGGAAAAGTGGATGATACCCTGGTCCTTGACCTGTTCAAGGATGAAGATAACTACGGGCAGTGTGACATGCCTGTTGCGATGACACCTGATGGGAATATCACCTTGCTGCAAATGGACGGTCATCTTACCAGGGATGAATTCAGAGAAGCCCTTGAAATGGCAAAAAAAGGGTGCCTTGAGATCCACGAAATGCAGAAAAATGCCCTTATGGAAAAATACTCCTCGCAGATAGAAGGTGATGTCAATGAGTAA
- the psmA gene encoding archaeal proteasome endopeptidase complex subunit alpha: MQMAPQMGYDRAITVFSPDGRLFQVEYAREAVKRGTTAVGVKAVDGVALLVDKRVTSKLLEAASIEKIFQIDDHIGAATSGLVADARMLIDRARVEAQINKVTYDEPIGVEVLAKKICDFKQSYTQYGGVRPFGTALLIAGVDDNRARLFETDPSGALLEYKATGIGSGRAETMEIFEKKYTDDINLENAIILGLDALHSTTEGVFNAATIEIGVIELSTRKFRKLLPSEVEKYVNQVIKTHASEEKGKEKKKKTEE; encoded by the coding sequence ATGCAAATGGCACCACAGATGGGATACGACAGGGCAATAACAGTATTCAGCCCTGATGGAAGGTTGTTTCAGGTAGAATATGCACGTGAGGCAGTTAAACGGGGGACAACTGCTGTAGGAGTAAAAGCAGTGGATGGAGTAGCTCTATTGGTGGATAAGAGGGTTACAAGTAAACTCCTTGAAGCCGCCTCAATTGAGAAGATATTCCAGATAGATGATCATATTGGAGCAGCCACCTCGGGGTTGGTGGCAGATGCAAGGATGCTTATTGACCGCGCGCGCGTGGAGGCACAGATCAATAAGGTCACTTACGATGAGCCTATAGGCGTTGAGGTGCTGGCCAAAAAAATCTGCGACTTCAAGCAATCATATACCCAGTATGGCGGCGTCAGACCCTTCGGGACTGCGCTCCTTATCGCAGGCGTTGACGACAACAGGGCGCGCCTTTTTGAGACAGACCCAAGCGGCGCTTTGCTTGAATACAAGGCCACAGGCATAGGCTCGGGAAGAGCAGAGACAATGGAGATCTTTGAAAAGAAATATACAGATGACATTAACCTTGAGAATGCTATAATTCTCGGACTTGATGCACTCCACAGCACCACGGAAGGAGTTTTTAACGCTGCGACTATCGAGATCGGTGTGATCGAACTCTCGACCAGGAAGTTCAGGAAACTTCTACCATCCGAAGTAGAAAAATATGTTAACCAGGTTATAAAGACGCACGCTTCAGAGGAGAAAGGAAAAGAAAAGAAAAAGAAAACAGAAGAGTGA
- a CDS encoding NAD(P)/FAD-dependent oxidoreductase — protein MPDYDVIIVGGGISGLLSALVLSKNGKKVLVLEKDGAVGGNCNSYYVDGFQVDTGPHAITHLREGPLRRLMDEYFTYMPVFVDYGHYYVRTEKGLTKIPSNIKEFVTFDVLPRKDRLMLSQSLTKALTLLTFGMVDANQSIYDFMPKGLSKDTCDFVDAIAYFLSGRSMKETSVNRVLYGSSFIRDSVSEDIFDDAEIPSNPSYASIITERLSKNQLAIHLSSLGRLATNKVAYAQAYPRGGLKSLLNAVLYSMPKSVEIKTGTRVREIRMEGEKVTGVATDNDSFKAETVVYSGFAKTLPSLVTLPPDYAKNLSRIDQTLSLTIWLGLREKIKEFDYTGSEVWFKGGAYWAMPISNYDPCIAPKGKQLIGFTFVIHDKENIEGEKKKALDLILRAVPGIENKIEMTHYQVTIPEKAAVTINGFFAGVRSPIANLYLVGTDTDNRSMGVTRAGYSVLELLKAMKEDKRLVTS, from the coding sequence ATGCCGGATTATGACGTAATCATTGTTGGTGGAGGCATAAGCGGCCTCCTATCTGCCCTTGTTCTTTCAAAGAATGGGAAAAAAGTCCTCGTGCTTGAAAAAGACGGCGCTGTGGGAGGTAACTGCAACAGCTATTATGTGGACGGTTTCCAGGTGGATACGGGCCCTCATGCAATTACGCATCTCAGGGAGGGACCGCTGCGCAGATTAATGGATGAATATTTCACTTACATGCCAGTGTTCGTGGACTATGGTCATTACTATGTACGTACAGAAAAGGGGCTTACAAAAATCCCATCAAATATAAAGGAATTCGTCACTTTCGATGTCCTGCCGAGAAAAGACAGGCTCATGCTTTCGCAGTCTTTGACAAAGGCATTGACCCTATTGACTTTCGGGATGGTGGATGCAAACCAATCCATCTATGATTTCATGCCAAAAGGCCTCTCCAAAGATACGTGTGATTTTGTGGACGCGATCGCTTATTTCCTCTCCGGGAGATCCATGAAAGAGACGTCGGTCAACCGTGTGTTATACGGCAGCAGTTTTATAAGGGACAGCGTTTCGGAAGATATTTTCGATGATGCAGAGATCCCATCAAATCCATCCTATGCCTCCATAATAACCGAGAGGTTATCAAAAAACCAGCTGGCAATCCATCTTTCATCATTGGGCAGGCTCGCCACCAATAAAGTGGCATATGCCCAGGCATATCCGCGGGGTGGCTTGAAATCTCTTTTGAATGCGGTCTTATATTCCATGCCCAAAAGCGTTGAGATCAAAACGGGGACAAGGGTACGTGAGATAAGAATGGAAGGTGAGAAGGTTACGGGAGTTGCTACAGATAATGATTCTTTCAAAGCGGAAACTGTTGTTTATTCGGGTTTCGCGAAAACCCTTCCGTCTCTTGTCACATTGCCGCCTGATTATGCAAAAAATCTTTCACGCATAGACCAGACATTGAGCCTTACGATCTGGCTTGGTTTGCGTGAAAAAATTAAGGAATTTGATTATACGGGGTCTGAGGTATGGTTCAAGGGCGGCGCTTACTGGGCAATGCCCATCAGTAATTACGATCCATGCATTGCACCAAAAGGAAAGCAATTGATCGGGTTCACCTTTGTCATCCACGACAAAGAGAACATAGAAGGCGAGAAAAAGAAGGCGCTTGATCTTATCCTGAGAGCCGTTCCCGGCATCGAGAACAAAATTGAGATGACGCATTACCAGGTGACCATTCCAGAAAAGGCTGCCGTCACCATCAATGGATTCTTTGCCGGGGTCCGCTCACCGATCGCCAATCTATACCTTGTTGGAACCGACACCGATAATAGAAGCATGGGTGTTACAAGGGCTGGATATTCGGTGCTTGAACTCCTGAAAGCTATGAAAGAGGATAAAAGACTCGTCACTTCTTGA
- a CDS encoding EVE domain-containing protein, which produces MENQKFWINTVSKEHVMLGKQNGFVQSGHGKPAPLKRLKKGDRIIFYSPKTSLENGEPLKSFTAIASIIDDKIYQVELSDDFKPYRINAQYEDCNEVKIEPLIENLSFIKNKKSWGYMFKFGLFKIDKRDFDLIYSKMKI; this is translated from the coding sequence ATGGAAAATCAGAAATTCTGGATAAATACGGTCTCAAAAGAACATGTGATGCTGGGCAAACAAAATGGGTTTGTGCAATCCGGTCATGGAAAACCAGCACCTTTAAAACGCTTAAAAAAAGGTGATCGAATAATATTTTATTCACCCAAAACATCCCTAGAAAATGGAGAACCCCTTAAATCATTTACCGCTATAGCCTCAATCATTGATGATAAAATTTATCAAGTAGAATTAAGTGATGATTTTAAACCATATCGGATAAATGCTCAATACGAGGATTGCAATGAAGTTAAAATTGAACCTTTAATTGAGAATTTAAGTTTCATTAAAAATAAGAAATCATGGGGTTATATGTTCAAGTTTGGATTATTTAAAATTGATAAACGAGATTTTGATTTAATTTATTCAAAAATGAAAATTTAA
- a CDS encoding ribosome assembly factor SBDS encodes MVALDESIIARLKTHGKTFEVFVDPDGSLALKKGDQVKIEDILAVEDVFSDAKTGDRPAEQDILNAFGTKDVLKIAEKIILDGELQLTTEQRKKIQEDKKRQVITVIAQNAINPQTKSPHPPARIEAAMEEAGVHIDPMKSVDELVNVTMKAIRPIIPIRFEEVKVAMKISPEYAVKAYGNIAKFGNLIKQEWQNDGSWIGVITIPAGMQDDLYKLLNHLTKGSAETKLIK; translated from the coding sequence ATGGTTGCCCTTGATGAGTCCATAATAGCGCGGCTCAAGACGCACGGCAAGACATTTGAAGTTTTTGTTGACCCGGACGGATCGCTTGCCTTAAAAAAGGGGGACCAGGTAAAAATTGAGGACATACTTGCAGTGGAGGATGTATTCTCAGACGCAAAAACAGGGGATAGACCTGCTGAGCAGGATATCCTGAATGCTTTCGGGACAAAGGACGTTCTTAAGATCGCAGAAAAAATCATTCTTGATGGCGAGCTTCAACTAACAACAGAGCAGAGAAAGAAGATACAAGAGGATAAAAAGAGGCAGGTAATAACTGTCATTGCCCAGAATGCAATAAATCCCCAGACAAAATCCCCGCATCCCCCTGCGCGGATAGAAGCCGCTATGGAAGAGGCTGGCGTTCATATCGATCCCATGAAGAGCGTGGATGAACTTGTGAATGTCACAATGAAAGCGATACGGCCGATAATCCCGATACGTTTTGAAGAAGTGAAAGTGGCGATGAAGATAAGCCCGGAATATGCTGTAAAGGCTTACGGGAACATCGCGAAGTTCGGAAACCTGATAAAGCAGGAATGGCAGAACGATGGTTCATGGATAGGAGTCATTACCATACCCGCCGGGATGCAGGATGACCTGTACAAGCTTTTAAACCATCTTACCAAAGGCTCTGCGGAAACAAAATTGATAAAGTGA
- a CDS encoding ribonuclease P protein component 3 (Part of ribonuclease P, a protein complex which generates mature tRNA molecules by cleaving their 5'ends; archaeal RNase P has multiple protein subunits homologous to eukaryotic nuclear RNase P proteins) produces the protein MSLFDARFYDFNLHPVPDSRDSITGLAFEARRLGYSGIAITNSTVNLETVPEQDDFSIYSAAEISCKPSKLRDEIRKCKEGRILIARNGDEEFNRAAVETDELDILLQPARFNNVLAKTAADNSIALGFNIGSIIRTRGETRTREFTIMRNNLKHARKYDMKMILASDAYSHYDLRSPREMSALAGIFGMTPDEAVNAMSATPLEILKRKSLDYIQAGVELI, from the coding sequence ATGTCCCTTTTCGATGCCAGATTCTATGATTTTAATCTTCATCCTGTTCCCGACAGCAGAGACTCGATTACAGGACTTGCTTTTGAAGCCAGGAGGCTTGGATATTCTGGAATTGCCATTACCAATTCCACGGTGAACCTTGAAACAGTCCCTGAACAAGATGATTTTTCAATTTATTCTGCTGCGGAGATCTCATGCAAACCTTCAAAACTGAGGGATGAAATAAGAAAATGTAAAGAAGGCAGGATACTGATCGCCAGAAACGGAGACGAAGAGTTCAACCGGGCTGCTGTGGAGACTGATGAGCTCGATATACTTCTTCAGCCTGCCAGATTCAACAATGTCCTTGCAAAAACAGCCGCCGATAACTCTATTGCTCTCGGTTTCAATATCGGTTCAATTATCAGAACACGGGGAGAGACACGCACCAGGGAATTTACAATAATGAGAAACAACCTGAAGCATGCCCGAAAATATGACATGAAAATGATCCTTGCAAGCGATGCATATTCTCATTATGACCTCCGGTCGCCAAGAGAAATGAGCGCTCTGGCAGGTATTTTCGGGATGACACCAGATGAAGCGGTCAATGCCATGAGTGCAACGCCTCTTGAAATCCTGAAAAGAAAAAGCCTGGATTATATACAGGCTGGTGTTGAACTGATATGA
- a CDS encoding transcription initiation factor IIB, which translates to MREVEKIKEVEKVKEVEKSEREKIKESIKERKEKQKLGQFEKATVECPECGSHTLVHDYERAELVCNECGLVVDADFIDQGPEWRAFDHDQRMKRSRVGAPMTYTIHDKGLSTMIDWRNRDSYGKSISSKSRAQLYRLRKWQRRIRVSNATERNLAFALSELDRMASALGLSRNVRETAAVVYRKAVEKNLIRGRSIEGVAAAALYAACRQCNVPRTLDEIGEVSRVSRKEIGRTYRFISRELGLKLIPTSPIDYVPRFCSGLNLRGEVQSKAVEILRQASEKELTSGRGPTGVAAAAIYIASILCGDRRTQREVAEVAGITEVTIRNRYKELAEELDIEIIL; encoded by the coding sequence ATGAGAGAAGTTGAGAAGATCAAAGAAGTTGAAAAAGTTAAGGAAGTCGAGAAATCTGAACGCGAAAAAATCAAGGAAAGTATAAAGGAGCGGAAAGAAAAACAGAAGCTCGGCCAGTTCGAGAAAGCAACAGTGGAGTGCCCGGAGTGCGGAAGTCATACCCTTGTGCATGATTATGAACGTGCAGAACTTGTCTGCAACGAATGCGGTCTTGTTGTTGACGCCGACTTTATAGACCAGGGACCAGAATGGAGGGCTTTTGACCATGACCAGAGGATGAAGCGCTCACGTGTAGGCGCACCCATGACCTATACTATCCATGATAAAGGCCTGTCCACCATGATAGACTGGAGGAACAGGGACTCATACGGCAAATCCATCTCATCAAAGAGCAGAGCGCAGCTATACAGGCTCAGGAAATGGCAGCGCCGCATCCGTGTTAGCAATGCCACGGAGCGAAACCTGGCGTTTGCGCTGTCAGAACTTGACAGGATGGCATCGGCGCTCGGGTTATCCAGGAACGTGAGGGAGACCGCAGCAGTGGTGTACAGGAAGGCTGTGGAGAAGAACCTGATAAGAGGACGGAGCATCGAGGGCGTGGCAGCAGCAGCACTATATGCGGCATGCAGGCAGTGCAATGTTCCAAGGACGCTTGACGAGATAGGTGAAGTCTCAAGAGTGAGCAGAAAGGAGATCGGGAGAACATACAGGTTCATCTCAAGGGAACTCGGTCTGAAATTGATCCCCACCTCACCCATCGATTATGTCCCACGGTTCTGCTCAGGGTTGAACCTGCGCGGCGAGGTGCAGTCCAAGGCTGTGGAAATTCTCAGGCAGGCTTCCGAGAAAGAACTCACGAGCGGACGTGGCCCAACGGGTGTTGCCGCAGCTGCGATATACATCGCTTCCATATTGTGCGGTGACAGGCGAACGCAGCGAGAGGTCGCCGAGGTCGCAGGCATCACCGAGGTAACGATCCGTAACAGATACAAGGAATTGGCAGAAGAGCTGGATATCGAAATAATACTTTAA
- a CDS encoding Vms1/Ankzf1 family peptidyl-tRNA hydrolase, with amino-acid sequence MFDLFRKEEINNLKARVAQLEEENSKLSLQLGKREEKTRRTISTKQEVDRELNESRQKILSLESEIQKLNMETAGDLKFRFSENLPRSRFEDVLFLVESVQSKTSTLVSIYLEPGESLGNVAKDRINQIGINAIFLIEKIQSSVGKAIFYDIGGIIRLAMIPVFPISHSEYALERRFNLESLKKSMDSDKTLVINAHAGETFAGIIENDAFVEHDVVRSSVMGKHSKGGWSQKRFQSLIEEDVKHHSDKVRASLGLMIEKHKDIQYVIAGGEGKLIKMIMEGYNYPLIMKSMDAQGLNPQQVLRDAMSVRMYGI; translated from the coding sequence TTGTTCGATCTGTTCAGGAAAGAAGAGATTAATAACCTGAAAGCCAGAGTAGCACAGCTTGAAGAGGAGAACAGCAAACTCTCGCTCCAGCTTGGAAAGAGGGAAGAAAAAACAAGGAGAACAATATCGACCAAGCAGGAAGTAGACAGGGAATTGAATGAATCAAGACAGAAAATCTTGTCGCTTGAGAGTGAGATACAGAAATTGAATATGGAGACAGCAGGTGATTTGAAGTTCCGTTTTTCAGAAAATCTGCCTCGAAGCAGGTTTGAGGATGTTCTTTTTTTGGTCGAATCTGTGCAGTCAAAAACTTCCACACTGGTAAGTATCTATCTTGAACCGGGCGAATCTCTTGGAAACGTGGCAAAAGACAGGATTAATCAGATCGGCATTAATGCGATTTTTCTTATTGAAAAAATTCAGTCATCTGTGGGAAAAGCAATCTTTTACGATATCGGCGGGATTATAAGATTGGCAATGATCCCGGTATTCCCGATATCTCATTCTGAATACGCGCTTGAGCGGAGATTCAACCTCGAATCATTGAAAAAAAGCATGGACAGCGATAAAACCCTAGTCATAAATGCTCATGCGGGCGAGACATTCGCAGGCATAATCGAAAATGATGCTTTCGTGGAGCATGACGTCGTAAGGAGCAGCGTGATGGGGAAACACTCAAAGGGCGGCTGGAGCCAGAAGCGTTTCCAGAGTCTTATTGAAGAGGATGTGAAGCACCATTCCGACAAGGTAAGGGCATCGCTCGGTCTGATGATCGAGAAACATAAGGATATACAGTATGTCATCGCGGGGGGAGAGGGGAAGTTGATAAAGATGATTATGGAAGGGTATAATTATCCTTTGATAATGAAAAGCATGGATGCGCAGGGTTTGAACCCACAGCAGGTGCTGAGAGATGCGATGTCGGTAAGGATGTATGGGATTTAG
- a CDS encoding 50S ribosomal protein L37ae, translating into MVEIKAKGRKTRSAGRFGTRYGVKNRKLVADIEEKMHADYACSKCGAVKLKRTATGIWQCRKCKVTFTGGAYVPQTSAHLTVLRAVAGEKIPAASGSPAQEK; encoded by the coding sequence ATGGTTGAAATCAAAGCGAAAGGAAGAAAAACAAGGTCTGCCGGGAGATTCGGCACCAGATATGGTGTCAAGAACAGAAAACTTGTGGCCGATATTGAAGAGAAGATGCATGCCGACTATGCATGTTCAAAATGCGGCGCGGTAAAATTAAAAAGAACGGCAACCGGTATCTGGCAGTGCAGAAAATGCAAGGTAACATTCACCGGCGGCGCGTATGTACCGCAGACCTCTGCGCATCTCACAGTACTTAGGGCCGTGGCGGGAGAGAAGATCCCTGCGGCAAGTGGATCTCCAGCGCAGGAAAAGTAA